Within the Miscanthus floridulus cultivar M001 chromosome 2, ASM1932011v1, whole genome shotgun sequence genome, the region taacataggatgtccttctggcaacttgatgtgtccttcctttatcaacaatgcaaaaagtctgtctgctttagtaacatcaaaatcataggttcccttttgttgtttcaaccagcgttgactaacttgggtgggttcctttgcccaatttaactcagctgcagctatctcatcttcatcaatatactcagtcgcttcatccaaaaaaccttgatacacctcattagtggcattattcttctgaaagcgattatctctcctaaatccttgggcttgattactcatagctgctaaacgctgtgcaagttggccaagatcatcaaactctaaaccgaacaacttctccctgatattcggcaacattcctgctatagctattccaggtagttgatcatctggtaaatttagagaataacacatattcttggtctccctaaatctgcgaagatattccaatggtgtctcatttgttctcatcctcagactcatgagatcaaccaacttcttctcattagtacccgtatagaaatatgaatgaaacttctgctctagttctgcccacgtaccaatggaatgagctggtagagacgtgaaccatgtgaaagctggtcttgtaagagacaaaggaaaatatcgaattcttcaagcttcatctgaagcagcttctccaagctgcattaagtaccgactgacgtgctctatggtactagtatcatcttgaccagaaaacttggtcaaatctattggaggcttcacccttggaggcaacgccactctgttgtaccattctggataaggagacttgtatgaataggattgattctttggcttcaagccgaactgattttgcatcatatcagccatcttgtgcatcaaaacatcaatgcctggatcctgatttccttgtacttgtactccagaaggcaatcctgaaacacttctataccctggatttggcacagcattgatagcactgtaatcagtaaattcttgatacccatctccatacatattcttctgcaatctgtttgatgctggagaaactctataagctgaaggtggcacttctcccgtggtaccaaaTGTTacttggccataggtgggatgtgattgcttttcagtgtgagtcaatccacctatatttgaaggcgacgctacttcttttccaacaggcttctcttgatgctttggaacattgaaaagcgtcggcccactgagtggtccaatattttcttcgaaatatttatcaaccattggaccaaaagtactgatcatgattgcccgaaaggtattcagaaaagctgtgtgatgatttgtcatggtttctcccatagctttatagaccagggctgccatcttctgagcatcctcctcttcagtgtaatcagtttgatgcggaagaagaacccttggcattgattgcttttgaaatactttattgctcttgtttttggaaaaagacatcaagcatttccgttggtattgctcacatgcttgtagcactaaatccttataattatctggcaattctgccatgcttacatccagaacatgatcattgttgatctcagatgccatcttaaactagcagatggtcccaccgggcgtgccaaaaagtgtgttgacacaaaatgtgacgcactgtgcctcacacacagcaagccgaaaagcgtagcttcaatcgggttcccgggtgtttcgttatccggaagcgtgccagtcagtttgacctgaaaactaacaagggataaaacaattaaatgtcaaaccggaacatgtcgggtaataccagacagttccacatgtacggccctgaagccacttacaacgacatacagctatagagagctgtctgccaatgagttcataaaccgtttcggctaatcgtaagatgaatgcacgtggaaACCTGATCGCCGAATACATGTGCATAGGAAGACATATTTGAACAAgtaaaattaattatgagttaacgcataaccaaatccggcagtccagccgaattggggtccatgaagaaggaacgtgcaaataaaaacgattaaactaatccaaaacctgcatctgccgcacgacacctggttttgttaaagcttaaacatgattaacatgcatgaacccacaacatgtgacaatctagattgaAACAATTCAGCCATGATGAGCATGTTATCGATTTTGCAAAGGTTATATAAAAGACAATGaacgttgaagcacgaataaaaccacgagagaaagaaggccgaacgatatcaatctagattgggcagaagtgtgttacaaatatatatatataaaatgtttcgtaacatgcaacactggataacttaatgaatctatttagatttgccatatctaaaagagccgataactatcttgctttcactaagcatattgaataaacgcctgccgcatggtatctactcatacacaaagcataagcaaagacttcttgattgtcaagcaaagatccgccgcacgaccattgaaaacaaacaagactacttgcatcacgtttaaatccaccgcatgatactaaacatgataacaaggttgtcggaacttacggaggtcgacggatcgatgattcctctcgaagaactcgacgacatgacaagaggactcgaaagttggcacggggccggttgtattgatttggttgtgaaccccttttacaatggtcgagggtcaatatttataccctagacaaaatgtgagtcctagaggactacgatttacaaaggaacttctaaacaaacttggaaacttacgattccttaccctaaacttatagattcctttattattacaactctcatctttccgatcggtcttgcctgccatcttctgttttcccgaatggagttaccgccttctagagtaaccgaccgcacaagcatttagccgaccgcttgttttgtttgccgaacacccttcttcccgcatgtgggtctacctgtcatcttccagaatcgaccaaaatccagtgttaacacaagGCCATAGCAGTTTGATCAGAGGTGTATCCCTGTACTACTTCATCGAGCCAAGAGGTGGAGACTAAAGATATGGCATAGCTCCGTGTTGTGGGCACGCGGCGAGATAGAGCatcggccgcgccattctccgaGCCTTTCTTGTACAAAATCTTATACTGTAAGCCGAGTAACTTGGAGAAGACCTTCTGTTGCCATGGAGTGTGGAGCCTCTGTTCATTAAGATGGACCAAGCTGCGATGATCAGTGTGAGATAAAGAACTCGCCTTGAAGCAAGTAGTGACGCCACTGTTCAACAGCCAGCAAAATAGCAAGATATTCCTTCTCATAGACCGTCAGCCCTTGATTCCGGGGACTGAGACCCTTGCTGATGAACGCTATGGGGTGCCCATTCTGCTGGAGAACTGCTCCAATTCCGGTACCTGAAGCGTCTGTTTCAATGTGGAAAGGCAAGGTGAAATCTGGCAACGCCAAGACAGGTGCAGTACAGAGAGCCTGCTTGAGGACCGAAAAGGCAGACTCATGAGTGGATGTCCAAACAAACAACTGATCTTTCTTCAAGAGATCGGTGAGAGGCTTGGCAATAATGCTGAAATGACGAACAAACTTCCTGTAATAGCCGGCAAGGCCCAGAAAACCACGGAGCTCCCGAACGGACGACGGAGTGGGCCATTCGAGGACTGCTTGCACCTTGGCTGGGTCCGTGGATAGACCTTGGCTGCTGATGATATGACCCAAGTAGGAGATGGACTCTTTAGCGAAGGTACATTTGGAGAGCTTGAGCTTCCACTGACTGGCGCATAACCACTGAAAAACTTGGCGCAGATGGTGTACATGGGCTTTAAAGGAAGGGCTGTAGACGAGGATATCATCGAAGAAAACCAACACGAAGCGGCGCAAGCCCGGAGCCAAGGTACCATTCATGGCGCCCTGAAATGTGCCGGGTGTGCCAGTAAGACCAAACGCCATGACTCGGAACTCATACTGACCCAGGTGAGTCTGGAAGGCGGTCTTGAACTCTTCACCTTGCTATAACAGGATTTGGTGGAACCCGGCTCGAAGGTCCAATGTGGAGAACCATTTAGCATTGGCTAGCTCATCCATCAACTGATCAAACACTGGTACAGGAAATTTGGACTTCCTGGTCAGAGCATTGAGATGTCTGAAGTCTACACAGAACCGGTAGGAGCCATCTTTCTTTTTAACAAGCAAGACCGGCGAGGAGAAGGAACTCGAGCTTGGCTGAATGAGGCCCTGGGATAACATTTCCTGAACTTGAGCTTCAATTTCATCTTTGAGTTTGGGGGGTATCTATAGGGCCGAATGAAGACTGGCTGGGCACCGGGCAACAGAGGGATCTCATGGTTACAGACTCGAGAAGGTGGAAGAGATGTTGGTGGCTGGAACAAGTCAGCAAACTCCTCAATAATCTGCTGGATTGGAGCTGGCACACTGACTAGATCCTGAGCTGAAGAAGAAGTAGGAACGGTAGGATCAATGTGCAACAACAACTGGTCCGGTTCCTCAGGCAGTAACCCTTGCAACAACTGGGTCGTGCCAGCATACGGAATTGCCATCCACTTCAATGCCCAATGAACTTGCATAGGACTGTAGGTCTCTAACCAATCCATTCCCAAAATGGCGTCGAAGGTACCCAGCGGTAGCACACGGAAATCAGTGGTAAAAGAACATGAACCAACTGTCCATGGAACTTGGCGAAGCATCAAGGAACTCAGCAACACACCACCACCAGCAACTTGCACACAGCCAGATATAGCAACTGGATCTGAGTGATGTAACTTAGCAGCTGTAGTGGTACAGATAAATGAAGAAGAACTTCCTGAATCCACCAAAATGTGTACTGGAATACCCGACATGGAACCCAGCAACCGGATAGTACGAGCAGCTGGTACCCCAGACACGGCAGACTTGGAGATAGCCAGAAACACCTGTTCCGTTGGTTGATCAGCCGAGTCTTCGACAGCCTGCACAGCATCAGGGTCCAAGGATTCCCAAAGAGCATCAACTGCATGCAGGATTTCTGGGGCACACCGATGATCCTTAGTCCACTTGGCGTTGCACTTGTAGCATAACCCCAATGCTCGACGGTACGATTTGACAGCAGCCAGAGCACCAGATGCTGAAGATTGTGCCGTGG harbors:
- the LOC136536897 gene encoding uncharacterized protein — encoded protein: MESNLKLILEEIQKSKDELGRRFDDHNDQWERRFAELELSRSARDAAVDKRLDSLELASADTAYTIGRRVTDLEAIRIDSLRDDRDDRVFALEVAATDLGTWRPEMEALVDDLRLEMQKLSQGRDSKEEVASQAGATSSFRSSASVEWSPKATPRTALPLPTPPPRVDKPVAKPAAVAPTAQSSASGALAAVKSYRRALGLCYKCNAKWTKDHRCAPEILHAVDALWESLDPDAVQAVEDSADQPTEQVFLAISKSAVSGVPAARTIRLLGSMSGIPVHILVDSGSSSSFICTTTAAKLHHSDPVAISGCVQVAGGGVLLSSLMLRQVPWTVGSCSFTTDFRVLPLGTFDAILGMDWLETYSPMQVHWALKWMAIPYAGTTQLLQGLLPEEPDQLLLHIDPTVPTSSSAQDLVSVPAPIQQIIEEFADLFQPPTSLPPSRQGEEFKTAFQTHLGQYEFRVMAFGLTGTPGTFQGAMNGTLAPGLRRFVLVFFDDILVYSPSFKAHVHHLRQVFQWLCASQWKLKLSKCTFAKESISYLGHIISSQGLSTDPAKVQAVLEWPTPSSVRELRGFLGLAGYYRKFVRHFSIIAKPLTDLLKKDQLFVWTSTHESAFSVLKQALCTAPVLALPDFTLPFHIETDASGTGIGAVLQQNGHPIAFISKGLSPRNQGLTVYEKEYLAILLAVEQWRHYLLQGEFFISH